A genomic region of Kineococcus rhizosphaerae contains the following coding sequences:
- a CDS encoding sensor histidine kinase, which translates to MSAEQRNVFDRVVSWTRANSVLIDASLALGLAALAWAGSLADDVGAPAAVVALGMTLPLAVRRRFPEVSGGLVAVFGLVQLLLPSPSYANVAVLVSVFSLAGYARPWASRAGLLLGLAGAVICSVRYFPVTVGGVVLLSFLIGFSVLASWSLGSLRRAQRQNELALVERARLLENERENESRMAATTERQRIAREMHDVVAHSLSVIIAQADGGRYAATADPQVAVQVLETISGTGRQALTDMRNLLGVLRTGPGDDRAPQPDAAMIGDLVEQVRASGLPVSAEVTGERRDLPPAIGLAAYRIVQESLTNVLKHAGPRARTRVRVRWEDDGLRLEVDDDGRGAAAMVQPSPGGQGLVGMSERARLHGGTVLSGPRPGGGFSVRARLPYSS; encoded by the coding sequence GTGTCGGCCGAGCAGCGCAACGTCTTCGACCGCGTCGTCAGCTGGACGCGGGCGAACAGCGTCCTGATCGACGCCTCCCTGGCCCTCGGCCTGGCCGCCCTGGCCTGGGCGGGCAGCCTCGCCGACGACGTCGGCGCCCCGGCTGCGGTCGTCGCGCTGGGGATGACGTTGCCGCTGGCCGTGCGCCGCCGGTTCCCGGAGGTCTCCGGGGGGCTGGTCGCCGTCTTCGGGTTGGTCCAGCTGCTCCTGCCCTCGCCCTCCTACGCCAACGTCGCGGTGCTCGTCTCGGTCTTCTCCCTCGCCGGGTACGCCCGGCCGTGGGCCTCGCGCGCAGGCCTGCTGCTGGGCCTGGCCGGGGCGGTGATCTGCTCGGTGCGCTACTTCCCCGTCACCGTGGGCGGGGTCGTCCTGCTGTCCTTCCTCATCGGGTTCTCCGTGCTCGCCAGCTGGTCGCTGGGCAGCCTGCGCCGGGCGCAGCGCCAGAACGAGCTCGCCCTGGTCGAACGGGCCCGGCTGCTGGAGAACGAGCGGGAGAACGAGTCGCGGATGGCCGCGACCACCGAGCGCCAGCGCATCGCCCGCGAGATGCACGACGTCGTGGCCCACTCGCTGTCGGTGATCATCGCCCAGGCCGACGGCGGCCGCTACGCCGCGACCGCGGACCCGCAGGTCGCGGTGCAGGTGCTGGAGACGATCTCCGGCACGGGGCGCCAGGCCCTGACCGACATGCGCAACCTCCTGGGGGTCCTGCGCACCGGCCCCGGCGACGACCGCGCGCCCCAGCCCGACGCCGCGATGATCGGCGACCTCGTCGAGCAGGTGCGGGCCAGCGGGCTGCCGGTCAGCGCCGAGGTCACCGGCGAGCGCCGGGACCTGCCCCCGGCCATCGGGCTGGCCGCGTACCGGATCGTGCAGGAGTCGCTGACCAACGTCCTCAAGCACGCCGGTCCCCGGGCGCGGACGCGCGTGCGGGTGCGCTGGGAGGACGACGGCCTGCGGCTGGAGGTCGACGACGACGGCCGGGGTGCCGCCGCGATGGTCCAGCCGAGCCCCGGCGGGCAGGGGCTGGTGGGGATGTCCGAACGCGCCCGGCTGCACGGCGGGACGGTGCTCAGCGGCCCCCGGCCCGGCGGCGGGTTCTCGGTGCGCGCGAGGCTTCCCTACAGTTCCTGA
- a CDS encoding 3-isopropylmalate dehydrogenase, which produces MADTLRLAVIPGDGIGQEVTVEALKVLAAVLDGSGHRVETTEYDLGARLYHRTGETLPDSVLEEVRGHDAILLGAIGDPSVPSGVLERGLLLKLRFALDHYVNLRPSKLFPGVPTPLADPGEIDFVVVREGTEGPYVGNGGAVRVGTPHEIATEVSVNTAFGVERVVRDGFARAAARPRKKLTLVHKHNVLVHAGHLWRRTVEAVAAEFPDVAVDYLHVDAATIFLVTDPSRFDVIVTDNLFGDILTDLAAAVTGGIGLAASGNVNPDRTTPSMFEPVHGTAPDIAGQQIADPTAAVLSVALLLDHLGLGDAAARVDAAVTADLARRAAGEVGARPTAAVGDALAAAVVA; this is translated from the coding sequence ATGGCGGACACCTTGCGACTGGCAGTCATCCCCGGCGACGGCATCGGCCAGGAGGTGACGGTCGAGGCGCTGAAGGTCCTCGCAGCCGTGCTCGACGGGTCCGGGCACCGGGTCGAGACCACCGAGTACGACCTCGGCGCCCGCCTCTACCACCGCACCGGCGAGACCCTGCCCGACAGCGTGCTCGAGGAGGTGCGCGGCCACGACGCCATCCTGCTCGGCGCCATCGGCGACCCCAGCGTCCCCTCCGGCGTCCTGGAGCGCGGGCTGCTGCTGAAGCTGCGCTTCGCCCTGGACCACTACGTCAACCTGCGCCCCTCCAAGCTGTTCCCGGGGGTCCCGACGCCACTGGCCGACCCCGGCGAGATCGACTTCGTCGTCGTGCGCGAGGGCACCGAGGGGCCCTACGTCGGCAACGGCGGGGCGGTGCGCGTCGGCACCCCGCACGAGATCGCCACCGAGGTCAGCGTCAACACCGCCTTCGGCGTCGAACGCGTCGTGCGGGACGGTTTCGCGCGCGCCGCGGCCCGCCCCCGCAAGAAGCTGACGCTGGTCCACAAGCACAACGTCCTCGTCCACGCCGGTCACCTGTGGCGCCGGACCGTCGAGGCCGTCGCCGCCGAGTTCCCCGACGTCGCCGTCGACTACCTGCACGTCGACGCCGCGACGATCTTCCTGGTCACCGACCCCTCGCGCTTCGACGTGATCGTCACCGACAACCTCTTCGGCGACATCCTCACCGACCTCGCCGCCGCGGTCACCGGCGGCATCGGGCTGGCGGCGTCCGGCAACGTCAACCCCGACCGGACCACCCCGAGCATGTTCGAACCCGTCCACGGCACGGCCCCCGACATCGCCGGGCAGCAGATCGCCGACCCGACCGCGGCGGTGCTCTCGGTGGCCCTGCTGCTGGACCACCTGGGCCTGGGCGACGCCGCGGCCCGCGTCGACGCCGCCGTCACCGCCGACCTGGCCCGCCGTGCCGCCGGGGAGGTCGGGGCCCGTCCCACGGCCGCCGTCGGGGACGCGCTGGCCGCCGCGGTCGTCGCCTGA
- a CDS encoding branched-chain amino acid aminotransferase → MTATPTAGLTFPVTPSAVPVSEQRRAEILAAPGFGKFFTDHMAVATWTQGAGWHDAAVVPYGPLQLDPAAAVLHYAQEIFEGLKAYRHADGSVWTFRPEANAARLARSARRLALPEISEEMFLEAITQLVRADEAWVPSGGESSLYLRPFVIATEAFLGVRAAHEVKFLVIASPAGAYFPGGVKPVSIWLSQHYTRAAVGGTGAAKCGGNYAASLLAQNEASENGCDQVCFLDAAENRFVEELGGMNLYFVHDDGSIVTPELTGTILEGITRDSIVELARDLGHEVSERRISIDEWREGVASGRITEVFACGTAAAVTPVGKLVSPEGELVHGGGVAGEVTMKIRNTLLDLQYGRTQDTHGWLHRIV, encoded by the coding sequence ATGACCGCCACGCCGACCGCTGGGTTGACGTTCCCCGTGACGCCGTCGGCGGTGCCGGTCTCGGAGCAGCGCCGGGCCGAGATCCTGGCGGCGCCCGGGTTCGGGAAGTTCTTCACCGACCACATGGCGGTGGCGACCTGGACGCAGGGCGCCGGCTGGCACGACGCGGCCGTCGTCCCCTACGGCCCGCTCCAGCTCGACCCGGCCGCGGCGGTGCTGCACTACGCGCAGGAGATCTTCGAAGGTCTCAAGGCCTACCGGCACGCCGACGGCTCGGTCTGGACGTTCCGCCCCGAGGCCAACGCCGCGCGCCTGGCCCGCTCGGCGCGCCGCCTCGCGCTGCCCGAGATCAGCGAGGAGATGTTCCTCGAGGCCATCACCCAGCTCGTGCGGGCCGACGAGGCGTGGGTGCCCTCCGGCGGGGAGAGCTCGCTGTACCTGCGCCCCTTCGTCATCGCCACGGAGGCCTTCCTCGGCGTGCGTGCCGCGCACGAGGTGAAGTTCCTCGTCATCGCCTCCCCGGCGGGCGCGTACTTCCCCGGGGGCGTGAAACCCGTCTCCATCTGGTTGTCGCAGCACTACACCCGCGCCGCGGTGGGCGGCACGGGGGCGGCCAAGTGCGGCGGGAACTACGCCGCCAGCCTCCTGGCCCAGAACGAGGCGAGCGAGAACGGGTGCGACCAGGTCTGCTTCCTGGACGCGGCCGAGAACCGCTTCGTCGAGGAACTCGGCGGGATGAACCTCTACTTCGTCCACGACGACGGCTCGATCGTCACCCCCGAGCTCACCGGGACGATCCTGGAGGGCATCACCCGCGACTCGATCGTCGAACTGGCCCGCGACCTCGGCCACGAGGTGAGCGAGCGGCGCATCAGCATCGACGAGTGGCGCGAGGGCGTGGCGTCGGGCCGCATCACCGAGGTGTTCGCCTGCGGGACCGCCGCGGCCGTGACGCCCGTCGGCAAGCTCGTCTCGCCCGAGGGTGAGCTGGTCCACGGCGGCGGTGTCGCCGGCGAGGTGACGATGAAGATCCGCAACACCCTGCTGGACCTGCAGTACGGCCGGACGCAGGACACCCACGGCTGGCTGCACCGCATCGTCTGA
- a CDS encoding fumarylacetoacetate hydrolase family protein: protein MRIARFTSGGSDPRFGVVEGAPGEEEILVVSGDPLFSPLNPTGERVPLVDARLLAPVIPRSKVLGVGRNYAAHAAELGNEVPAEPLVFTVPNTSVAGPGDPLVIPAWAGEELHYEGELAIVIRRICKDVPQERVAEVVYGYTIANDITARTLQEKDKQWWRAKGADGFTPLGPWIETDLDPADLRIETRRVTGEDVEVVQDGRTSLMVHDIPAIVAHLSSAMTLLPGDVIMTGTPAGVGPVRAGQRVEVEIEGIGTLSTTFTAPE from the coding sequence ATGCGCATCGCCAGGTTCACGTCCGGTGGTTCCGACCCGCGGTTCGGCGTCGTGGAGGGCGCGCCGGGCGAGGAGGAGATCCTCGTCGTCAGCGGCGATCCGCTGTTCTCCCCGCTGAACCCCACGGGCGAACGCGTCCCGCTCGTCGACGCCCGGCTGCTGGCGCCGGTCATCCCGCGCTCGAAGGTCCTGGGCGTCGGGCGCAACTACGCCGCGCACGCCGCCGAGCTCGGCAACGAGGTGCCGGCCGAACCGCTCGTGTTCACCGTCCCCAACACCTCCGTCGCCGGACCCGGTGACCCGCTGGTGATCCCGGCGTGGGCGGGGGAGGAGCTGCACTACGAGGGCGAGCTCGCGATCGTCATCCGGCGCATCTGCAAGGACGTGCCGCAGGAGCGCGTCGCGGAGGTGGTCTACGGCTACACCATCGCCAACGACATCACCGCCCGCACGCTGCAGGAGAAGGACAAGCAGTGGTGGCGGGCCAAGGGCGCGGACGGCTTCACGCCGCTCGGGCCGTGGATCGAGACCGACCTCGACCCCGCGGACCTGCGCATCGAGACGCGACGGGTCACCGGCGAGGACGTCGAGGTCGTCCAGGACGGCCGGACCTCCCTCATGGTCCACGACATCCCCGCGATCGTCGCGCACCTGTCCTCGGCCATGACCCTGCTGCCCGGTGACGTGATCATGACGGGCACCCCCGCCGGGGTCGGCCCGGTGCGGGCCGGTCAGCGCGTCGAGGTCGAGATCGAGGGCATCGGCACCCTGTCGACGACGTTCACCGCCCCCGAGTGA
- the gltX gene encoding glutamate--tRNA ligase yields the protein MTETPAPTPSAPTPSVPAPGSSPVRVRFCPSPTGTPHVGLIRTALFNWAYARHTGGRLVFRIEDTDAARDSEESYAQILDALDWLGLDWDEGIGVGGPHEPYRQSQRRPLYDDVVARLKEAGHLYESFSTAEEIEARHEAAGRPKVLGYDGFDRDLSAEQVAAFRAEGREPTLRLRLPQGRDYSFDDLVRGRIEFKAGSFPDPVLVRANGDPLYTLVNPVDDALMGITHVLRGEDLLSSTPRQVALYEALVDIGVAQAVPRFGHLPYVMGEGNKKLSKRDPESNLFHHRDRGFIREGLLNYLALLGWGIADDRDLFSVDELVAAFDVADVNASPARFDVVKAEAINAAHLRLLAPEDFRARLVPYLQAGGVLPQEPSADQLERLAAGAPLVQERMTLLGQAPGMLGFLFVDDADVALEEAAVAALRPEAADVLDASLAALEALPEWTTAALEAALRAAVVDGLGVKPKFAFAPLRTAVTGRRVSPPLFESMEIIGRDSSLARLRRLRATL from the coding sequence ATGACTGAGACCCCCGCCCCCACACCGTCCGCCCCCACCCCGTCCGTGCCCGCCCCGGGCAGCTCGCCCGTCCGGGTCCGCTTCTGCCCCTCGCCGACCGGCACCCCGCACGTCGGGCTCATCCGGACCGCGCTGTTCAACTGGGCGTACGCCCGGCACACGGGCGGCAGGCTCGTGTTCCGCATCGAGGACACCGACGCGGCGCGCGACTCCGAGGAGAGCTACGCCCAGATCCTCGACGCCCTGGACTGGCTCGGCCTGGACTGGGACGAGGGCATCGGCGTCGGCGGCCCGCACGAGCCGTACCGGCAGTCCCAGCGCCGTCCGCTGTACGACGACGTCGTGGCGCGGCTGAAGGAGGCGGGCCACCTGTACGAGTCCTTCTCGACGGCCGAGGAGATCGAGGCCCGGCACGAGGCCGCCGGCCGCCCGAAGGTGCTGGGCTACGACGGTTTCGACCGTGACCTGAGCGCCGAGCAGGTCGCCGCGTTCCGCGCCGAGGGCCGCGAGCCCACCCTGCGGCTGCGGCTGCCGCAGGGGCGCGACTACTCCTTCGACGACCTCGTGCGCGGGCGCATCGAGTTCAAGGCCGGCTCGTTCCCCGACCCCGTCCTCGTGCGCGCCAACGGCGACCCGCTCTACACGCTGGTCAACCCCGTCGACGACGCGCTCATGGGCATCACCCACGTCCTGCGCGGCGAGGACCTGCTGTCGTCCACGCCGCGGCAGGTCGCGCTGTACGAGGCGCTCGTGGACATCGGGGTGGCGCAGGCCGTCCCGCGCTTCGGGCATCTGCCCTACGTCATGGGGGAGGGCAACAAGAAGCTGTCCAAGCGCGACCCGGAGTCCAACCTCTTCCACCACCGCGACCGGGGCTTCATCCGCGAGGGGCTGCTGAACTACCTGGCGCTGCTGGGCTGGGGCATCGCCGACGACCGCGACCTGTTCAGCGTCGACGAGCTCGTCGCGGCGTTCGACGTGGCCGACGTCAACGCCTCCCCGGCGCGCTTCGACGTCGTCAAGGCCGAGGCGATCAACGCCGCGCACCTGCGGCTGCTGGCGCCGGAGGACTTCCGGGCGCGGCTGGTCCCCTACCTGCAGGCGGGGGGCGTGCTGCCGCAGGAGCCGAGCGCCGACCAGCTCGAGCGGCTGGCGGCGGGGGCGCCGCTGGTGCAGGAGCGCATGACGCTGCTCGGGCAGGCCCCCGGCATGCTCGGGTTCCTGTTCGTCGACGACGCCGACGTGGCCCTGGAGGAGGCGGCCGTCGCGGCGCTGCGGCCCGAGGCCGCGGACGTGCTGGACGCCTCCCTGGCCGCCCTGGAGGCGCTGCCGGAGTGGACCACCGCCGCCCTGGAGGCCGCGCTGCGGGCCGCCGTCGTCGACGGTCTGGGGGTCAAGCCCAAGTTCGCCTTCGCGCCGCTGCGCACGGCGGTGACGGGACGGCGCGTCTCGCCGCCCCTGTTCGAGTCCATGGAGATCATCGGGCGGGACTCCTCGCTGGCCCGCCTGCGCCGGCTGCGCGCCACGCTCTGA
- a CDS encoding IclR family transcriptional regulator: MDKSSGVGVLDKAVLVLDALEAGPASLAQLVTTTGLARPTAHRLAVALEHHRLVSRDLQGRFVLGARHAELAAAAGEDRLVAVAGPLLTALRDATGESAQLYRRHGEHRVCIAAAERLHGLRDTVPVGSSMTMHAGSAAQVLVAWDDPERLSVELLGSRFDASVLSGVRRRGWAHSSGEREAGVASVSAPVRGPSGRVLAAVSVSGPAERFGRHPGRRHADAVLSTAAAFTAALTPAG; this comes from the coding sequence GTGGACAAGAGTAGCGGAGTCGGCGTCCTGGACAAGGCCGTGCTGGTCCTGGACGCCCTCGAGGCCGGGCCCGCGAGCCTGGCCCAGCTGGTGACGACGACCGGCCTGGCCCGTCCCACCGCGCACCGCCTCGCGGTAGCCCTGGAGCACCACCGCCTCGTCAGCCGCGACCTGCAGGGCCGCTTCGTCCTGGGGGCCCGGCACGCCGAGCTCGCGGCCGCCGCGGGTGAGGACCGCCTCGTCGCCGTCGCCGGGCCCCTGCTGACCGCCCTGCGCGACGCCACGGGCGAGAGCGCGCAGCTGTACCGCCGGCACGGGGAGCACCGCGTCTGCATCGCCGCGGCCGAACGGCTGCACGGCCTGCGCGACACCGTCCCCGTCGGCTCGTCCATGACCATGCACGCCGGGTCCGCCGCGCAGGTGCTCGTCGCCTGGGACGACCCCGAGCGGCTGTCGGTGGAGCTGCTCGGCTCCCGCTTCGACGCGAGCGTCCTGTCGGGCGTCCGCCGGCGCGGCTGGGCGCACTCCAGCGGCGAGCGGGAGGCGGGGGTGGCCTCGGTCAGCGCGCCCGTGCGCGGGCCCTCGGGGCGCGTGCTGGCGGCGGTGTCGGTCTCGGGACCGGCGGAGCGGTTCGGGCGGCACCCGGGCCGCCGGCACGCCGACGCGGTGCTGTCGACCGCCGCGGCCTTCACGGCCGCGCTCACACCGGCCGGCTGA
- the leuC gene encoding 3-isopropylmalate dehydratase large subunit — MGRTLAQKVWDDHVVRRGEDGEPDLLFIDLHLVHEVTSPQAFDGLRMAGRPVRRLDLTIATEDHNTPTADIQRPLSLLEDKTSAKQLQTLRDNCAEFGVRLHPLGDAEQGIVHVVGPQLGLTQPGMTVVCGDSHTSTHGAFGSLGMGIGTSEVEHVLATQTLPLKPFRTMAITVDGQLKPGTTAKDIILAVIAEIGTGGGQGYVLEYRGEAIRGLSMEGRMTICNMSIEAGARAGMVAPDDTTFEYLKGRPHAPQGEDWDAAVAYWRTLATDEDAEFDAEVVLDGAALEPFVTWGTNPGQGVPLSGSVPVPDRIGDDGVRQGVERALEYMGLEGGTPMRDIAVDTVFLGSCTNSRIEDLRAAADVVRGRKKADSVRMMVVPGSAKVRLQAEAEGLDTVFKEFGADWRFAGCSMCLGMNPDQLAPGERCASTSNRNFEGRQGKGGRTHLVSPLVAAATAVRGTLSSPADLDPVNA, encoded by the coding sequence ATGGGACGCACGCTGGCGCAGAAGGTCTGGGACGACCACGTCGTCCGCCGGGGCGAGGACGGGGAACCGGACCTGCTCTTCATCGACCTGCACCTGGTCCACGAGGTGACGAGCCCGCAGGCCTTCGACGGCCTGCGGATGGCCGGACGCCCCGTCCGGCGCCTCGACCTCACCATCGCGACCGAGGACCACAACACCCCGACCGCCGACATCCAGCGGCCGCTGTCCCTGCTGGAGGACAAGACCTCCGCCAAGCAGCTGCAGACGCTGCGCGACAACTGCGCCGAGTTCGGCGTCCGGCTGCACCCCCTCGGCGACGCCGAGCAGGGCATCGTCCACGTCGTCGGCCCGCAGCTGGGGCTGACCCAGCCCGGCATGACCGTCGTGTGCGGGGACTCGCACACCTCCACTCACGGCGCGTTCGGGTCCCTGGGCATGGGGATCGGCACCAGCGAGGTCGAGCACGTCCTGGCCACCCAGACCCTGCCGCTCAAACCCTTCCGCACCATGGCGATCACGGTGGACGGGCAGCTCAAGCCCGGCACCACGGCCAAGGACATCATCCTGGCCGTCATCGCCGAGATCGGCACCGGCGGCGGCCAGGGCTACGTCCTGGAGTACCGCGGCGAGGCCATCCGGGGTCTGTCGATGGAGGGCCGGATGACCATCTGCAACATGTCGATCGAGGCCGGAGCACGCGCCGGCATGGTCGCCCCCGACGACACCACCTTCGAGTACCTCAAGGGCCGCCCGCACGCCCCGCAGGGCGAGGACTGGGACGCGGCCGTGGCCTACTGGCGGACCCTGGCGACCGACGAGGACGCCGAGTTCGACGCCGAGGTCGTCCTCGACGGCGCCGCGCTCGAACCCTTCGTCACCTGGGGCACCAACCCCGGCCAGGGCGTCCCGCTGTCCGGTTCCGTCCCGGTCCCCGACCGCATCGGCGACGACGGCGTCCGCCAGGGCGTCGAGCGCGCCCTGGAGTACATGGGCCTGGAGGGCGGGACGCCCATGCGCGACATCGCCGTCGACACCGTGTTCCTGGGCTCGTGCACCAACAGCCGCATCGAGGACCTGCGCGCCGCCGCCGACGTGGTGCGCGGGCGCAAGAAGGCCGACTCGGTCCGCATGATGGTCGTCCCCGGCTCCGCGAAGGTCCGGCTGCAGGCCGAGGCCGAGGGTCTGGACACGGTCTTCAAGGAGTTCGGCGCCGACTGGCGGTTCGCGGGGTGCTCGATGTGCCTGGGCATGAACCCCGACCAGCTCGCCCCGGGGGAGCGCTGCGCGTCCACCTCGAACCGCAACTTCGAGGGCCGGCAGGGCAAGGGCGGGCGCACGCACCTGGTCTCGCCCCTGGTGGCCGCGGCCACCGCCGTGCGGGGGACGCTCAGTTCCCCGGCCGACCTCGACCCCGTGAACGCCTGA
- the leuD gene encoding 3-isopropylmalate dehydratase small subunit, whose protein sequence is MEKFTVHRGVGVPLRRTDVDTDQIIPAVYLKRVTKTGFEDALFAGWRTDPNFVLNQEPYRPGSVLVAGKDFGTGSSREHAVWALRDYGFKAVLAPRFADIFRGNSGKQGLLAAVVEQSDIDLIWKALEAHPGTEVTVDLVERIVQVDDFTAPFEVDEYVRWRLMEGLDDISLTLRHADAIADFETRRPSFKPTTTPLTPTA, encoded by the coding sequence GTGGAGAAGTTCACCGTCCACCGCGGGGTCGGCGTCCCGTTGCGCCGCACCGACGTCGACACCGACCAGATCATCCCCGCCGTGTACCTCAAGCGGGTCACCAAGACCGGCTTCGAGGACGCCCTGTTCGCCGGGTGGCGCACCGACCCGAACTTCGTGCTGAACCAGGAGCCCTATCGCCCCGGGTCCGTGCTCGTGGCCGGCAAGGACTTCGGCACGGGCTCCAGCCGTGAGCACGCCGTTTGGGCGTTGCGCGACTACGGCTTCAAGGCCGTCCTCGCACCGCGGTTCGCCGACATCTTCCGCGGCAACTCCGGCAAGCAGGGGCTGCTCGCGGCCGTCGTCGAGCAGAGCGACATCGACCTCATCTGGAAGGCGCTGGAAGCGCACCCGGGCACCGAGGTGACCGTCGACCTCGTCGAGCGGATCGTCCAGGTCGACGACTTCACCGCCCCCTTCGAGGTCGACGAGTACGTGCGCTGGCGGCTCATGGAGGGGCTGGACGACATCAGCCTGACCCTGCGCCACGCCGACGCGATCGCCGACTTCGAGACCCGCCGGCCGTCGTTCAAGCCCACGACGACCCCGCTGACCCCGACCGCCTGA
- a CDS encoding HU family DNA-binding protein has translation MNKAEIVDALEAQLGGRKQAVTAVEAFVELITVTVAKGDKVAISGFGTFEKQARNARTGRNPRTGEAVKIKKTSVPRFRPGTAFKEVVSDTKALRAYQAAAKERAAGTTAAPATTTAAAKKAAPAARTTTTAAAKKTAPAAAKKAAPAARTTTAAAKKAAPATKTATTTRRAAKKA, from the coding sequence GTGAACAAGGCAGAGATCGTCGACGCGCTCGAGGCTCAGCTCGGCGGCCGCAAGCAGGCCGTCACCGCCGTCGAGGCCTTCGTCGAGCTGATCACCGTCACCGTCGCCAAGGGTGACAAGGTCGCGATCAGCGGCTTCGGCACCTTCGAGAAGCAGGCGCGCAACGCCCGCACGGGCCGCAACCCGCGCACCGGCGAGGCCGTCAAGATCAAGAAGACGTCCGTCCCGCGCTTCCGCCCGGGCACGGCCTTCAAGGAGGTCGTCTCCGACACCAAGGCGCTGCGCGCCTACCAGGCCGCGGCCAAGGAACGTGCGGCGGGCACCACCGCGGCCCCGGCCACCACGACCGCGGCGGCCAAGAAGGCCGCCCCGGCGGCCCGCACCACCACCACCGCCGCTGCGAAGAAGACCGCGCCGGCCGCTGCGAAGAAGGCCGCCCCGGCGGCCCGCACCACGACCGCGGCGGCGAAGAAGGCCGCTCCGGCCACCAAGACCGCGACGACCACCCGTCGGGCGGCCAAGAAGGCGTGA
- a CDS encoding UDP-N-acetylglucosamine 1-carboxyvinyltransferase: MTQTGDHLSQIGALIRDARKHRGLTQVQLAERLGTSQSAVHRMEQGQQNVSIDMLQRVGHALQDDIVSIGRPGPTHLRVHGGVKLSGSIAVKSSKNAGVALLCAALLNKGRTTLRGVARILEIHRILDVLASIGVKYQWINEADLVLDVPNDLDLDAMDGETARRTRSIIMMLGPLLHRYEEFALPYAGGCDLGTRTVEPHMVALRPFGLQVTATTGFYHASVDRSVTPQRPIVLTERGDTVTENALMAAARMDGVTTIRNASPNYMVQDLCFFLELLGVRIEGIGTTTLVVHGVPDISVDVEYAPSEDPVEAMSLLTAAIITHSELTVTRAPIEFLEIELAILAEMGLEYDLSPEYTAANGRTRLVDITVHPSELKAPIDKIHPMPFPGLNIDNLPFFAVIAATAEGSTTVHDWVYDNRAIYLTELNRLGARMKLLDPHRVLVEGPTRWSGAEVVCPPALRPAVVVLLAMLAAKGTSVLRNVDIIARGYEQLAERLTPLGAQIETFRD; the protein is encoded by the coding sequence ATGACGCAGACCGGCGACCACCTGTCGCAGATCGGCGCCCTCATCCGTGACGCCCGCAAGCACCGGGGCCTGACCCAGGTCCAGCTCGCGGAGCGCCTGGGCACGTCCCAGAGCGCCGTGCACCGCATGGAGCAGGGCCAGCAGAACGTCTCCATCGACATGCTGCAGCGGGTCGGGCACGCCCTGCAGGACGACATCGTCTCCATCGGCCGGCCCGGGCCCACCCACCTGCGCGTGCACGGCGGCGTGAAGCTGTCCGGCAGCATCGCGGTGAAGTCCAGCAAGAACGCCGGCGTCGCCCTGCTGTGCGCCGCCCTGCTGAACAAGGGCCGCACGACGCTGCGCGGGGTCGCGCGCATCCTCGAGATCCACCGCATCCTCGACGTGCTGGCCAGCATCGGCGTGAAGTACCAGTGGATCAACGAGGCCGACCTCGTCCTCGACGTCCCCAACGACCTCGACCTGGACGCGATGGACGGCGAGACCGCCCGCCGCACCCGCTCGATCATCATGATGCTCGGGCCGCTGCTGCACCGGTACGAGGAGTTCGCCCTCCCCTACGCCGGCGGCTGCGACCTCGGCACCCGCACGGTCGAACCGCACATGGTCGCCCTGCGCCCCTTCGGGTTGCAGGTCACGGCGACCACCGGCTTCTACCACGCGAGCGTCGACCGCTCCGTCACCCCGCAGCGCCCGATCGTCCTGACCGAGCGCGGGGACACGGTCACCGAGAACGCGCTCATGGCCGCGGCGCGCATGGACGGCGTGACGACGATCCGCAACGCCAGCCCGAACTACATGGTCCAGGACCTGTGCTTCTTCCTGGAGCTGCTCGGCGTGCGCATCGAGGGGATCGGCACCACCACCCTGGTCGTGCACGGCGTCCCGGACATCTCCGTCGACGTCGAGTACGCCCCCTCGGAGGACCCGGTCGAGGCCATGAGCCTGCTGACCGCCGCGATCATCACGCACTCCGAGCTCACGGTGACCCGCGCGCCCATCGAGTTCCTCGAGATCGAGCTGGCGATCCTGGCGGAGATGGGGCTGGAGTACGACCTGTCGCCGGAGTACACCGCGGCCAACGGCCGGACCCGCCTGGTGGACATCACCGTCCACCCCTCCGAGCTCAAGGCGCCCATCGACAAGATCCACCCGATGCCGTTCCCGGGCCTGAACATCGACAACCTGCCGTTCTTCGCCGTCATCGCGGCGACCGCGGAGGGGTCGACGACGGTCCACGACTGGGTCTACGACAACCGCGCGATCTACCTCACCGAGCTCAACCGGCTCGGGGCCCGCATGAAGCTGCTGGACCCGCACCGCGTGCTCGTGGAGGGCCCGACGCGCTGGTCCGGCGCCGAGGTCGTGTGCCCGCCGGCGCTGCGCCCGGCCGTCGTGGTGCTGCTGGCGATGCTGGCCGCCAAGGGCACCTCGGTGCTGCGCAACGTCGACATCATCGCCCGCGGCTACGAGCAGCTCGCCGAGCGCCTCACCCCGCTCGGCGCGCAGATCGAGACGTTCCGCGACTGA